In Ascochyta rabiei chromosome 18, complete sequence, one DNA window encodes the following:
- a CDS encoding Mitochondrial import inner membrane translocase subunit tim22, which produces MALPTNPGGMMAGMNPTAGMSEQEVQMTKMIQASMESCIGKTVMAGVMGGGLGAMFGLFMASMRYDTPMGQPLPTANPSPVAAGAATTTPASTATTAAKPAGTPLANAVRAAATSTATSTSTLPSAAATQAIGASSSSSAAAATAAPASVLSPTTTAPISDLPLKQQLKHGLRDMYRSSISSGKNFAKVGAIFSGTECAIEGLRAKNDLYNGVAGGCITGGVLARNAGPQAVAVGCAGFAVFSAAIDAYMVSPGVFLWVVGEVLCGDGS; this is translated from the exons ATGGCGCTTCCTACCAACCCCGGCGGTATGATGGCGGGCATGAACCCAACCGCCGGCATGTCAGAGCAGGAAGTGCAGATGACCAAAATG ATCCAAGCGTCCATGGAATCGTGCATCGGCAAAACCGTCATGGCCGGCGTCATGGGTGGTGGCCTGGGAGCCATGTTCGGACTCTTCATGGCATCGATGCGTTACGACACGCCCATGGGCCAGCCGCTCCCAACCGCAAACCCATCGCCCGTCGCTGCGGGCGCAGCTACAACAACTCCAGCCAGCACAGCGACCACCGCAGCGAAACCCGCCGGCACGCCCCTCGCCAACGCCGTCCGCGCCGCCGCAACGAGCACCGCCACCTCCACCTCTACACTCCCCTCCGCCGCTGCGACACAGGCCATCGGTGCTTCCTCATCTTCTTCCGCGGCAGCCGCAACAGCAGCCCCGGCGTCCGTCCTCtcccccaccaccaccgcgcCCATCTCCGACCTGCCGCTGAAGCAGCAGCTCAAGCACGGGCTGCGCGACATGTACCGCAGCTCCATCAGCTCCGGCAAGAACTTTGCCAAAGTCGGCGCCATTTTCAGCGGCACCGAGTGTGCGATTGAGGGCCTGCGGGCCAAGAACGACTTGTACAATGGCGTCGCCGGAGGCTGCATCACCGGCGGTGTGCTGGCAAGGAATGCAGGGCCGCAGGCCGTGGCGGTTGGGTGTGCTGGATTCGCCGTCTTCTCGGCTGCCATTGACGCTTACATGGTGAGTCCTGGTGTTTTCCTCTGGGTAGTTGGCGAGGTGCTGTGTGGAGATGGAAGCTAA
- a CDS encoding Lanosterol synthase encodes MPHATSGATNSAATNGAYKRGANGHTQAPIGVKSSANGDQKTDYTRWRLRDDRGCQTWHYLHSEDEVKEWPQSAVDRYFLGMETGLPHLPAAAGTPLESAANALSFFSNLQLPPGNWACEYSGPMFLLPGLVITWYVTETPILAERAIEIRNYLFARAHPEDGGWGLHVEGESSVFGTAMNYTVLRLLGVDPEDPRMRKARSTLWKLGGALNGPHWSKFWLSVLGVTDWDIVNPVPPELWLLPDWVPIAPWRWWIHMRQVFLPMSYVYSQRWSYPLNDLTRQLRSELLIQPFETITFSAHRNSISPVDNYHPKTWILKLLFWFLTSVWGPYLRPAWLVERAEKHVWWLIQAEDKNTDFSNLGPVNGPMNTLCAYIKEGPEGYAFNEHLKTLPEFLWMRDEGMLMNGTDGAQTWDTAFTVLAAESCGFLSQKQYRPMFTKALEFLEDQQMLEECEDQHACYRQQRKGAWGFSTRKQGYAVSDCTSEGLKATLILQNQHDYPTLIEERRLKDAIDVLLTMQNSSGGCASYEPTRGSEMLEHLNAAEVFGKIMVEYDYVECTTAVVTALQMFQKHYPSYRSTEIVAFRDRAVEYIRSAQRPDGSWYGAWGICFTYAAMFALESLKCVGETHANSERMRRACQFFLDRQMEDGGWGETYKSCETGEYCQHEKSQVVQTAWVVIAMLEAGFPDKEPLRKALKMITSRQQANGEWKQEAIEGVFNKSCMISYSNYKFIFPIKALGMYAKRFGNEPL; translated from the exons ATGCCGCACGCGACCAGTGGCGCGACCAACAGCGCCGCAACCAACGGTGCATACAAGCGTGGAGCGAACGGCCACACCCAAGCACCCATCGGTGTAAAGAGCAGCGCAAACGGGGATCAGAAGACGGATTACACAAGGTGGAGGCTCAGAGATGACAGAGGGTGCCAGACATGGCACTACCTGCACAGTGAGGACGAGGTCAAGGAGTGGCCCCAGAGCGCAGTGGACAGATATTTTCTGGGTATGGAGACG GGGCTCCCGCACCtcccagcagcagcaggaacACCGCTCGAGTCCGCCGCGAACGCACTTTCCTTCTTCTCGAACCTCCAACTACCGCCTGGAAATTGGGCCTGTGAATACAGCGGGCCCATGTTCCTCCTCCCCGGTTTGGTCATCACATGGTATGTCACCGAGACACCCATCCTAGCCGAACGCGCAATCGAGATCAGGAACTACCTCTTCGCACGAGCACATCCCGAAGATGGCGGCTGGGGGTTACACGTTGAGGGCGAGAGCAGCGTGTTTGGTACTGCCATGAACTACACCGTCTTGCGACTGCTAGGTGTGGATCCAGAAGATCCAAGAATGCGGAAAGCGCGCAGCACGCTATGGAAGCTGGGCGGAGCACTCAACGGGCCACACTGGTCGAAATTCTGGCTAAGCGTGCTTGGTGTCACGGACTGGGACATTGTCAACCCCGTTCCGCCAGAGCTGTGGCTACTGCCGGACTGGGTGCCTATTGCGCCGTGGCGCTGGTGGATCCACATGCGACAGGTCTTCTTGCCCATGTCGTATGTCTACTCCCAGCGATGGTCATACCCACTAAACGACTTGACCCGCCAGCTGCGGTCAGAGCTACTGATCCAGCCGTTCGAAACAATCACGTTCAGCGCGCATCGTAACAGCATCTCTCCTGTGGACAACTATCATCCCAAGACTTGGATCCTGAAGCTGTTGTTTTGGTTCCTTACGTCTGTCTGGGGCCCTTACCTGAGGCCTGCGTGGCTTGTAGAGCGCGCCGAGAAGCACGTATGGTGGTTGATTCAAGCCGAGGACAAGAATACCGACTTTTCAAACCTTGGACCTGTCAACGGGCCTATGAACACGTTATGCGCATACATAAAAGAAGGGCCCGAAGGCTACGCTTTCAACGAGCATCTCAAGACACTTCCCGAGTTTCTCTGGATGAGAGACGAAGGCATGCTCATGAACGGGACCGATGGCGCCCAAACCTGGGACACAGCTTTCACTGTTCTTGCCGCAGAATCGTGTGGGTTCCTCTCTCAGAAGCAGTACCGACCTATGTTCACCAAAGCTCTCGAGTTTCTTGAGGACCAGCAAATGCTTGAAGAATGCGAAGACCAACACGCCTGTTACCGCCAGCAGAGAAAAGGCGCCTGGGGCTTCAGCACACGCAAGCAAGGTTACGCTGTCAGTGACTGCACATCTGAAGGTCTCAAGGCGACACTGATCCTCCAAAACCAACACGATTACCCCACCCTCATCGAAGAGCGTAGACTCAAAGACGCAATCGATGTGCTTTTGACTATGCAAAATTCCTCCGGCGGCTGCGCGTCCTACGAGCCCACGCGTGGTTCCGAAATGCTCGAACACCTCAACGCTGCAGAAGTCTTTGGCAAGATCATGGTAGAGTACGACTACGTCGAATGCACAACAGCGGTCGTCACGGCACTGCAAATGTTCCAGAAGCATTATCCTTCCTACCGCAGCACCGAGATTGTCGCTTTCCGCGACCGAGCTGTCGAATACATCCGCTCTGCACAACGTCCCGACGGGTCTTGGTATGGCGCCTGGGGCATCTGTTTCACGTACGCTGCCATGTTTGCACTCGAGTCGCTCAAGTGCGTTGGTGAAACGCATGCGAATTCTGAGCGAATGCGGCGGGCGTGTCAGTTCTTCCTTGACCGCCAGATGGAAGATGGAGGGTGGGGCGAGACTTACAAGTCTTGTGAGACGGGCGAGTATTGCCAGCATGAGAAGAGCCAGGTTGTGCAGACGGCGTGGGTGGTGATTGCAATGCTGGAGGCTGGGTTTCCAGATAAGGAGCCGTTGAGAAAGGCACTCAAGATGATTACCAGCAGGCAGCAGGCCAATGGCGAGTGGAAGCAGGAGGCCATTGAAGGCGTGTTCAACAAGTCTTG TATGATCTCCTACTCCAACTACAAGTTCATCTTCCCGATCAAGGCGCTGGGCATGTATGCTAAGCGCTTCGGCAACGAGCCGTTGTAA
- a CDS encoding Glutamate--tRNA ligase encodes MDAQIAEWQTRAEALKPLNLKAIEPSLQELDAHLTLRSHIVGYTLTEADSTVWKRLRENRVAHAFVKQNLMPSLCRWFRYIEDVYPQAVVLAERPKERSKKEGANDDANYDIGLQDVGDGTGIVTRFPPEPSGYLHIGHAKAALLNDYFAHTKYKGKLILRFDDTNPSKEKEEFQDSIVEDCALLGIKPDQVSYTSDWFDQLYERAVQAIKDGLAYADDTAQEKMRAERMDGIASERRNMSVDETLAKFDEMKQGTDEGKRWCIRAKMSVDNPNKAMRDPVIYRCNPEDHHRTGSKWKMYPTYDFCCPIVDSLEGVTHALRTTEYNDRDAQYQWFITELKLRKVHNWGFARLNFVRTVLSKRKLTKIVDAGYVWGWDDPRMPTVRGVRRRGAVIAALQEFILKQGPSKNIVNLDWYSFWATNKKHIEPTAARYIAIDEDANVPVTVVGAREGVLSEDKPKHAKYDLGTKKVVFSKDIIMEQADAQSFAQNEEITLMNWGNAIVRKISHSINPLSKNGFKTVTGLELELHLQGDVKKTSKKVTWLSKDQELIPIELVDFDYLISKDKLEPEDTLEDFLNKNTETRTKAVADCNAAELKADDIIQFDRKGFFRIDKAFAHGQPIVAFQVPTGKSK; translated from the exons ATGGACGCCCAAATCGCGGAATGGCAGACGCGCGCCGAGGCGCTCAAGCCGCTCAACCTCAAGGCCATCGAGCCCAGCCTCCAGGAGCTCGACGCCCACCTCACCCTCCGCTCGCACATTGTGGGCTACACCCTCACCGAGGCCGACTCGACCGTGTGGAAGAGGCTGCGCGAGAACCGGGTGGCGCATGCGTTTGTCAAGCAGAACCTGATGCCCAGCCTGTGTCGCTGGTTCCGCTACATCGAGGACGTCTACCCCCAGGCCGTGGTCCTGGCCGAGAGGCCCAAGGAGCGGAGCAAGAAGGAGGGCGCCAACGACGACGCCAACTACGACATTGGCCTGCAGGACGTCGGCGACGGCACCGGGATCGTCACCCGCTTCCCGCCCGAGCCCTC AGGCTACCTCCACATTGGCCACGCAAAGGCCGCGCTCCTGAACGACTACTTCGCCCACACAAAGTACAAGGGCAAGCTTATCCTGCGCTTCGACGACACCAACCCCAgcaaggagaaggaggagttCCAGGACTCCATCGTCGAGGACTGCGCGCTGCTCGGCATCAAGCCTGACCAGGTCTCGTACACCAGCGACTGGTTCGATCAGCTCTACGAGAGGGCCGTCCAGGCCATCAAGGACGGCCTGGCCTACGCCGACGACACCGCCCAGGAGAAGATGCGCGCTGAGCGCATGGACGGCATCGCCAGCGAGCGCCGCAACATGAGCGTCGACGAGACCCTGGCCAAGTTTGATGAGATGAAGCAGGGCACAGACGAGGGCAAGCGTTGGTGCATCCGCGCGAAGATGTCGGTCGACAACCCGAACAAGGCCATGCGCGACCCTGTCATCTACCGCTGCAACCCCGAGGACCACCACCGCACCGGCTCCAAGTGGAAGATGTACCCCACCTACGACTTCTGCTGCCCCATTGTCGACTCGCTCGAGGGCGTCACCCATGCTCTGCGCACCACCGAGTACAACGACCGCGATGCTCAGTACCAGTGGTTCATCACCGAGCTCAAGCTGCGCAAGGTCCACAACTGGGGCTTTGCGCGTCTCAACTTTGTCCGCACCGTCCTGTCCAAGCGCAAGCTGACCAAGATTGTCGACGCCGGCTACGTCTGGGGCTGGGATGACCCGCGCATGCCCACTGTCCGTGGTGTCCGCCGCCGCGGCGCCGTCATTGCCGCTCTCCAGGAGTTCATCCTGAAGCAGGGTCCCTCCAAGAACATCGTCAACCTCGACTGGTACTCCTTCTGGGCCACCAACAAGAAGCACATCGAGCCCACCGCCGCCCGCTACATCGCCATCGACGAAGACGCAAACGTCCCCGTTACCGTTGTCGGTGCGCGCGAGGGCGTCCTCAGCGAGGACAAGCCCAAGCACGCCAAGTACGACCTCGGCACCAAGAAGGTCGTGTTCAGCAAGGACATCATCATGGAGCAGGCTGACGCTCAGTCGTTTGCTCAAAACGAGGAGATCACGCTTATGAACTGGGGCAACGCCATTGTCCGCAAGATCTCGCACTCGATCAACCCGCTCTCCAAGAACGGTTTCAAGACCGTCACCGGTCTTGAACTTGAGCTGCATCTGCAGGGTGACGTTAAGAAGACGTCCAAGAAGGTGACGTGGCTGTCAAAGGACCAGGAGCTCATTCCCATTGAGCTCGTCGACTTTGACTACCTCATCTCCAAGGACAAGCTCGAGCCCGAGGACACTCTGGAGGACTTCCTCAACAAGAACACCGAAACTAGGACCAAGGCTGTTGCCGACTGCAACGCTGCCGAGCTCAAGGCCGATGACATTATCCAGTTCGACCGCAAGGGCTTTTTCAGGATCGACAAGGCATTTGCTCACGGACAGCCGATTGTCGCGTTCCAAGTCCCTACCGGAAAGTCGAAGTAA
- a CDS encoding DNA ligase (ATP) has protein sequence MRTDTELKEIFVRLESWEAKWLVRLVLRDYCTIVLDEDYMFEQYHFLLPDLLLFQNDFDAVFGMLRGELSCYPAVPNDLEERSMRAEAAQRLRPVVGVKVGRPKFQKAWMAGNHAWAAENKYDGEYCEIHIDLKNTPGNIKIFSKNGKDATADRMSLHSTIREALRVGRSDCAFQSKCIVLGEMVLYSDKEKKIMPFSKIRKHISRSGSFIGTLQDSLPHEWEHLMIVFFDVLLLDEQTVLRHCLQERRNLLRKLVTVKPGRSMRSEWSLLDFKTGDGIMDLKEIFARNLASRQEGLVLKPLHEPYFPLLYGQGYHRPSYFIKLKKDYLADMGGERDLGDFAVIGASFDARVAPKSDVRPLHWTHFYLACCTNRVAVDRVGAKLNFKVVATVSLDQCVPKPDLKYLNVQGYVRQAKLHEDGSTDSFDIEHSNGYDRHMTAAFKVPFVAEVLGGGFEKLQNQTFEMLRHPRVTKLHNDRAWQDCVTLEELENMVEQKWVVPDADKLDGHAKEVALLATKDAATNAEHMHERVFLNALLWQYTRCWYPGIKPGSDSCS, from the exons ATGAGAACCGATACAGAACTGAAAGAGATCTTTGTAAGATTGGAGTCATGGGAAGCAAAGTGGCTGGTGCGCCTCGTGCTTCGAGATTACTGCACCATCGTGCTGGATGAAGACTACATGTTTGAGCAGTATCACTTCCTATTGCCAGATCTCCTTTTGTTCCAGAACGATTTCGACGCCGTCTTTGGCATGCTTCGAGGAGAACTGAGCTGTTACCCTGCTGTACCTAATGACCTTGAGGAGAGATCGATGCGTGCAGAAGCGGCGCAAAGGTTGAGGCCAGTAGTCGGCGTCAAAGTAGGGCGCCCGAAGTTCCAAAAAGCATGG ATGGCTGGCAACCACGCTTGGGCTGCGGAGAACAAGTACGATGGCG AGTACTGCGAGATCCACATTGACTTGAAGAATACGCCCGGTAATATTAAAATCTTTTCTAAAAATGGCAAGGACGCGACCGCCGACCGTATGTCATTGCACAG TACCATCCGGGAAGCTTTGCGTGTCGGCCGTTCGGATTGTGCGTTCCAGTCCAAATGCATTGTGTTGGGCGAGATGGTACTGTACAGCGACAAAGAGAAGAAAATCATGCCATTCTCCAAGATCCGGAAGCATATCTCGCGTTCCGGCTCGTTCATCGGTACTCTACAGGATTCTCTGCCACACGAATGGGAACATCTGATGATCGTTTTCTTCGATGTGTTATTGTTAGACGAGCAGACAGTCTTACGTCATTGCCTCCAGGAGCGCCGCAACCTGCTCAGAAAATTAGTCACGGTCAAGCCGGGGCGATCGATGCGCTCGGAGTGGTCCCTGCTCGACTTCAAGACAGGGGACGGCATCATGGACCTTAAGGAGATATTCGCCCGAAATCTTGCTAGTCGCCAAGAAGGTCTTGTATTAAAACCACTCCATGAACCTTACTTCCCACTGTTATATGGACAGGGGTATCATCGACCAAGTTACTTTATCAAGCTTAAAAAAGACTACTTGGCTGATATGGGGGGAGAGCGCGATCTAGGCGACTTCGCAGTCATCGGCGCGAGCTTCGATGCGCGCGTTGCTCCGAAGTCAGATGTGCGGCCCTTGCACTGGACGCACTTCTACCTCGCGTGTTGCACGAACAGAGTTGCCGTAGACCGAGTAGGTGCCAAACTCAACTTCAAAGTCGTCGCTACGGTGAGTCTAGACCAATGTGTACCCAAGCCAGACCTCAAGTACTTGAATGTACAGGGCTACGTGCGACAAGCGAAGCTGCATGAGGATGGGTCGACAGACAGTTTCGATATCGAACACTCAAACGGGTACGACCGTCACATGACGGCCGCGTTCAAAGTACCGTTTGTCGCAGAAGTCTTAGGTGGGGGCTTTGAAAAACTACAAAACCAGACCTTCGAGATGTTGCGACATCCTAGAGTCACGAAGCTCCACAATGATCGAGCGTGGCAGGACTGTGTAACTCTTGAAGAGCTCGAGAACATGGTTGAACAAAAGTGGGTTGTTCCAGACGCAGACAAACTCGACGGACATGCCAAAGAAGTGGCCCTGCTGGCTACCAA AGACGCAGCAACCAACGCTGAACACATGCACGAGCGTGTCTTCCTCAATGCATTACTCTGGCAGTACACAAGGTGCTGGTACCCGGGCATCAAGCCAGGTTCGGATTCTTGTTCATAG